From Brassica napus cultivar Da-Ae unplaced genomic scaffold, Da-Ae ScsIHWf_1306;HRSCAF=1864, whole genome shotgun sequence:
TTGGTGTGCAACCGAGCATTTTCTCTCTTTCCAAACCATATAAACAACAGCTTTAAAGATCAGCTTAATGATTGGAGACTATTAGTGTCTGTAGTAGGgggttttaaccacctcaaacaTTCTTCAAATAAGATAGGAGGCGACAGATGGAGACAGATGTTGCCTAGACTCATCAGATCCTGAACACAAGAGACAGTTCAAATATACATCAGCTCCCCAACCCAGCATTCTATCGCGCGTTGATAGTCTGTTCCATAATATTTAGATTCATATACCGAGGACAAGGTGATGAATATAAGCTCATGTCTGAATATTTCAATAGCTTATACACAAGTAAAAAGAATATTAGATTTCTAGTAGATAAAGCTTCTGTGACGCAAGCAGTATCAATGAAAGTTCACAAAGGCTAATCAACCTTCACATGTATTGAATTAAAGTGAccaataaaatacattagaacTCTAAGGTTACCAGTTTACAAAATGAGACTTTGGTTAAAACCGGTTAAGTTGTGTACACTCATAATCACATCTCTTTATCATTTCAAATCACAAAACTTGGAGTCCGATGcgtcgatatatatatatatattcaacaaaacaaaatgataaaatcattagagaaaacaaaatttaaagccTTTATTACTAAGATTTGTATCGGATCACTCAAACAGTTCAATTGTTACCTTCAATCTCCATCAGCATCATCAATTCATCATGAATCtctttgatgatgatgaagatgatgatgtccGAATATCCATTTCCATCCTTTGAAACTTCTTCGACTCTTACTCACCTCTCTATCCTTCTTTGTTAACCGGCAAGACCCTCCTCCTCCATGCTCCAAAACGCCGTCGTTCACCACTACATCTCCTCCTCCAGAGGAATCAAACTTGAGATCTATAAAACCAGGCTCTTCTCCTCCGGTAAAGTAACTCTCTTTCATCGACAAAACCCTTCTCGTGAAACTCATCGCCGACGAGTCACTCTTCCTTGGCGGCGCTTCGTAATTGCTCCTACGTGGATGATTATTGATACTCTGTTTATACTCTGTTTCGCTGAAGTTACTCTTCCTGGGATACTCTGTTTCACTGAAGTTACTCTTCCTCGCCTCGAAACAGCTCCTCCGAGGCGGCTCCGGTTCACTGAAATTACTCCTCCGGTGCTCCGTCGTCTCGCTGAAGTTACTCTTCCTCCCTTCGAAGTTACTCCTCCGATGCTCTGTTATCGTCGCATCGAAAACCCCTAAACCGCCGTTGACGCTGGAGCTTCTCGCGGCGGAGAACGAGCTCCTCGCGCCGGAGTAAGACGATACGTCTTCTTCCGACCCGATAAGGTACCCGTTTCCTCCTCGGAAGCTACAGAGCGATCTCGATCTCGAAACACTCTGTTTCAAAACCCAAGAATCGTTGTCGTTGTTGTTCTTCTCATCGAAAGCTCTGTCCTTTCTCGGATTAATCCTCCTGAAGAACCTCCCGAGTCTCGAGAATCTATGATGATGCTTCGTCTTGTTAATCTCAACGCAGCTGCTACTACTCCTCTTGAACACCACAACTTCCTCTGTTCTCTTCGGCTTCCTCTGTTTCGTCGCCTCTTCGTCGATGAGAGAAGCGATCCGGAGGACTTTCTCGGCGTCTACGGCGGCGTTTGAGGTTCGGTTAGAAGAGATATCTGAGCAAGAGCAAGAAGAGAGTCTCTGTTCGCCGCATCCTGAGCATACGAGGTTAACTAAACGGTCGTTCAGACAGTACGGACATATTCCGACAGTGGAAACCGATGGATGTTTCCCACAAGAGAGCTCCGACGGTGAGCTGTAGTGAAGCGAGACGTCGTCGTTTCTTCTCTCCATTGCTGTTCTCTTTCCTCTGTCTTTCATTTAGGGCAAGATATAGAAACAGAACATAAAGCAaaagagacaaaacaaaagGCGAAGATCCAGAGAAGTGAAGATGACGACGATCGGATCTTTAGATTAGAGTTTCTTTagactttttctttttgttttttctcgGATTTTGATGAGAGACTGAGAGGTTTTGAAAGTGTAACGACGCTTAGCTATAGGCTTGTTTGCTTTAGCTTtacgttttctttttattttttttgctgggtctttttattttttttccctcTTTTCAAATGTCCcacaattttgtttttcaaattaaatttcatCCTTAGAACATGATTACTGGGATTCTTGGActgaggttcttagcggaatataagaacctgtctcttaacttttaactaaaaaaattaagaaccggctcttaaaactcttatttaagaatcagttcttagtttttttagttaaaagttaagacacgggttcttatattccgctaagaaccacaccctaagaacctccaataatcatggtcttaatggatggtttattattattttatcttaattatttCCATTATTATTGATATCATATCCTCAAATTTGGGCAAAGTTTACGGGTTCTTTATTACTTTtagtgtaaaaatataataaaacatttattttaatcactCTTGTTGTTAATTAGCATGGGAATTATGAACTACTAAACGCAATTAGGGAAATTAAACGAATAATTAATTGCTAAAAAGTTAGggaaattgttttaaaaaaaaagttagggaAATAAAGGAAAAAGAGAAAGGGTATGATCAAGAAAGCACCTTAGGGTTGTTTTTTACTttcgttttgttttttgaatttggTAGAGCCAAGGAAAATTCtaaaaaccaaactgaaatttaattttatgcCATAGTATTAGTTTATTGTACTAAGTTTTCATGttcacaaaaacaaattatactACCTGTTGTGTCTATATATCTATTTATCTTTCGAATGCATTGTGGCGGCAAGATAATAGATATATCAATACACTCGAGCCCGAGAGAACATGACTTCTTAATTTTTTAGAGAGACCATATCTACACGACTACCCCAATAGACCAAACACTATTTGATTACTTGGAACTATTTGATCATGAGAAGATGACATTTCCCATAAATAAgtcggttccagacattttgtATGGCTGATTTGTATACTAACATGCACGTCAGTGTCTTGAACCGCGCCCAAGcatatttacataaaaacagAAACATTATTGCACAAATAAACAGAAAAATCCAAACGATTATAAGatggaaatatataaaaagccAAAAACTAAAGATGGAGTGATGATAAATACAAGGGAATTAACAAAAACATTGAGTACAAGAGGAATATATACGTGGAGATGAATGAACTCATGTGTCTGCCGTTTGTTCTTAAGTCCGTATTAATTCTCTTGCCAGCTTCTTAcatttttgtatacatatatcatatatatatatgtatatatataattaaacagATAGAACATCTTCATATCTGTATATTTGCAACTATATGTATGTGATTTTTTGGAATAGTAAGCATCCTTGATTTTAGGGATGAGCATGTCATGGCTAGTAGTTTCCTCTAAACTTACCCCTGATAAAACATTCGAGCCGAAGTTCAAATGATTAAATAGCCCACACGACGAATTTTAGATCAAAAGGTTTGAGTAATAGATGTACGTATAATGATTAATTGTGTGCATGCTTTGTCCTTTTCAGTTTGACATTTAATTAAATGTCTTCATTATCTAACATTTTGCTAACACTTTTTTCATATTTGCTAACATTATCTATACTTTATTCTATGGATCCAAGAATAAGATCATTATTGGTAACTTGGTAactttgaataaaatattttcgtaaacatataaacatggctaaataaaattcatgtggTGGTTTAGTAGTAGGCGCACTCcagggtgttttttttttttcgtcattaaatacagactcatactgactctctGAACCACTCCGGTAgatattgatccatgtgaacgacaaacgacggttgtttcctggcactgcgtgctaggctatccACTCTTGAAttttgcgttcttggtacatagataatctccgaACGTGTGAAAACCTCTTTCAGGGACTTAATATCTTCTTATTTGCAAATGcgggtcattcttctggttctgaaaccatcttcaccaactgagaacaatccgttgcaaatgtaacctgaaactggcgtaaatttttcatacattccattgcccaaagtaGTGCTTCTATCTCCGCATGTAGAGGGGATAGACAAGCTCGGACATTCCTTGCTCCTAACAACCCATCAAAGCCTTCTAAAGTACTTAGCCAATCTTGCCCAGAGAAAACTTCATTCTCCTTCCAAGaaccatctgtaaaacaccatctctCCGTAATTGATGGGAGAGTCGTAACCTCAGCATGGGACCCTATCCTGGTCTCGGTCAATACATGTGCatcagcccaaagtgttgactctgtttctgccaatttgagCGTGTTTCTTGGATCCATGTCCATATTACTGAACATTTTATTGTTCTTtcttttccaaatataccaaagTATTCATGCAAATTGATGGTCCTCCATCGGTGGAAAGGCACTCCAGGGTGCTAAGCCACCCGGGTTAGAAAGCATTCTATTACATTTCATCTTATGGCCACACAGATATGGATTTATCTTACGGGCCCATTTGAATATCCGGAATGAAAAATCTATCAAAGGGCTGTACCATCTTTTTGGGGATCAGCTGCACTTCTCCGGTAGGCCTgagataccaaaaaaaaaaactcattattGGGTTACACGGTAGAATAAATACCAGAGCAATGTCAAAATTTCAAACGGAGGCGTTCCCTAGGAGCAGCTTTGATTCGTTTGTGTTTTGGTGTTTCAATTGGAGCTCGAATTCATTAACCTTcccttatttttatttttatttgtggaTCATTTTGTAATATTAGACCAACGCCAGTGAGAGTCCATATTtggtgtagtttttttttccatggAACTCCAAAATTAttccattacatcaaatttAGTGTTTTATGAATAGGGTTAAAATTAACTTTGACATAACTCTATTTATCacactaaatataaaataatatttttttttattttcagttaattATAGtcacattaatatttttatttagtttaaattaTAGTTAAAGAAACAtatcatattattttgtatatttaatttttcacatttttaaacattaaaaatattttaataatactataactaaataaatataataaattatatgaaattctaacaaaataaagataatttattattatgtactttcatttttaaatgtgcAAAATTTTAATGTCAactaaaattttacataaataaataaattactatgtaaattaactaaattatatttttaataaacagtgaaaacatataaattctAACAACTAAACATAAGATATAAATGTGATAAAAAAGTCATTAATTAGTCAATTACAAATaatgaatatattaaaattattaagaataaataataataatatttaaaatcttatattcTATATAGAATTTGGTGTTGTAATTGGAGatagaaaattaaattgaacaccaaaatatcaaatttggtgATCCGGTTGAGTTTCCTAAGTGTTAGAAGATTTATGTATCTTTTTCTTATTGTATTCCATACTCTGAGATTTAAagttcaacaatttttttaaaaaaaatcagactaAAACAATAGTTTGACTTTCACTAAAAGTTAATAAGTACCAATCGTCTATAACCCGAGGCATGGTATGGCCTAACAACATCATTTTGGTTATAAAGTTATATTGTGGTACATTCATCATACAAGTGTCCTGTGTTTATTCTGCTACGAACTGACGAATACCTGAACTCGAAACGTGAAAATTTTGAGAATGTTATGTCTCTACTGAGTGATCGATTCATAGCCTTTAATGTTTAACGTGACGTGGTGgactatacaaaatatttacTCCATTGTCTCTAAATGTTTTGGGTATTTGCATTTTATATTACAAACgctaatacaaaaaaaaattgtagctaGTAGCCTAGTACTACAAGCTAAAATCCATTATTTTGTACTAACCAGCATTACTCAACATTAAGAAAATCAATTGTTGGCAAAAAAGACACTTGAAATAAAATTACTACGCCCTTAGGAAACATATGAAATCTAAAATGAACTAAACTATATAACAATTTCAACTTGGTCAAATTAaggctaaaataaatataaagtattttgataaatttttaaaatagaagaGAAATGGGTGGGTAAAAAGTAAGATAATGCAAAGTTGGCATGCCCTAGACAGCATGCTTGAACAATAGACATCATTTGGGACATGTCAATGTTATAAGGTAGTTTTgtctcttttaaaattatttttcatctttttaaaaaataagaatttttttttctgcgtATCtgtgttaaaattaaaaaatgtgttAATAATCATTGTGCTGTATTGTTCCGTTGTTGattaattatattgtttgtGTTTCATGATTGGATATTCATTCCAAAAGAGACAAGATCATGCTTTTCTCATTTACCTAATTTTAATTATCTTTTCCACACACTTTACTTTCTAAATTTCCATGTCGGTCTAGTGTGGTTAGTTCTAAACCAGCTGCGAAAACCATCAGTACCGACAAAGTTAGAGGTCCATATAGTATGATTTTTGTGGCAtcttttcatatgtttttattatcatttatttattgttCCGACAAAGTTAGAGGTCCATACTCTAATACCAGCCTAACCATGTGATaactaatgatattttttattttatggaaAGCATATACATGTGATAACTAAGTTGAGCTAGATCCGAATGAGAAATCACCCTAGTGAGTGTTCTATGGTGTTGCTAAAATGCATTGTTGTATACATAGTAAAACTGATGTGGTCAAAAACTTTGTACCAATTTAACTTAATGGTAAACAAAATAGTCGatgtttgaataaaaaaaaatttaaacacataACTAAAACAATATAAGCAAACAGCAATACGATGGCAAAAGATTGTAATCACAAAAACGAAATTCATCAAAtaataatcatataaaaatcCTGCTTTTTTAGAAACATTGCAAAAAAGGTTCTACATGAATAAACTATTTTGAgcaaacaagaaaaacaaacaaaataaaaacattttccaAAAACATTACGATCAATCGTTTAGTTTCAGTACAAAAATATTCAGATTCGTGTTGTGATCTGCATTATCCTACCtgtaaaagagagaaaaatgttATGAACAGACAGAACAAAGACCTATTAACCAACACTCAAGTTCTTAAGGTACGGAAGAAGAAAGCTAACACCTGAAAAAGCATACCTTAagatttgtttttcctttttaaatgtTTCCTTCAAGCTTCTTTGCGCGTAATCCTGATGAAATAGTGTAAATGAAATCAAGTTTTCGtaaactataattataaaaaatggtTAAAAGTAACAGAGATATATTAATTCAAACCTGAAGCAGTAGATTCCAAGTGCAGTAGTGATCTCATGAATGACTGAAGTTGCAAAATGCAAATATAGTGCCATCGTGAATATACAATAACCAAGAAGAACCCAAAACTCATCCACAAGAGGATCCCTACACATAGATTAACACACTCTAATGTATTAAAGACTATCAACATGATGAAAAGGAAGGCAAAAGCCGAACTAAGGGAGAAGAAAGAACATACCCGTCGTTGAGTCTAGCAGTTAGAGCATTCGCTAGTGCAAAGGGAAGGTAAAGCAGTGACTGCACAAAAGAAAGGTTAATGAGGactatgaagaaaaaaaatagacagAAAGAGAAGAAGTTTTATCGGTTTTTTACCAGACACATGTTTGTTTTTAATCCTTTTGGCTCATCACATAAGTGAGCTAGAATCATTCTTCCCTGGAATCATAAACCATTGACTAATGCTCAGCTTTCAATTTCATTATGTAACAATGAATACGAACTCGAAACCGCTTACCACAAGGAATCCAAAAGCAAGACCAGTTCCTAATACAACTAAGTGAGGATAGTTTCCTATGAGATCAATTGGAGACAAGTAATCCCTAGAGGGACAAGAAGACCAATACGGCTCAATGAGTGAATGGGAGTAAgttaaggagagagagagataagacaAAACTAAAAGCAAGACATGTACCAAGTCAAAACTCCTGCAAGTAGGACGGCGAAGGGATATAGCTGAACACACGCACACAAACATTGACGTTACACACACAACTTAATATAAGTATCCATTGAATAAATTTTTAGTCTAGGAGATTATACCATAGCTAATGCTAGAAGCATGCTTCCTTTTCTTGTGTGCACAACTTTGTACACATTATACACGCTGTAGAACAAAGCAGTGTAGGTGTGAGCAGAGTATtgcatagaagaaaaaaaacataagatcGATGAATTTTGGAAGACTGACTTGAATGCAACGGTTGGTATAACAGCAAAAACAATCATTGAGAATAGTACTACTCTGGACATTTGAATCTCTGGAAAAAAAACCCGAGAAAAGTTTCAGTAAACTTGCAGTGAGAATAGTTAAGGAAAAGATTTGAGATTTTCACCGTTCAAAAACGGCACCCAACTCAATAAAGGAATCGACTTCCCAAACTGCTGAGCCCACCATTCAGCACCtttaagatgaaaaaaaatatgtcaAAAGGATTCAAAAGAAATGTAAGTGAATGAAATTTTCTTAGATTGTTTGAAGCTTACCAACAAAGGCTGTGAAGAAGTGGCCACAGTATATAAGTGCAAGACCTTCTGTAGGACCATTGACTACCGGAAGAATAAGTGTATTGGTGAAATAGCTAAAATTACAAAAGAGTCATAGAGCAAAAAGTATTAGAGATGAAACAGAGTTGAAAGATtgaagtgaaaaaaaaagacttactGTTCCCACGTTGCTCCAAAGAAAGGAACAGCTGCAATAACCCAAAACCAGAAAGTATCTCTTCCACACATAGCAGTGCTTCCATATGCCATTGTTTCAAACTGTTTTCAATTTCATTTTTAGTATGAACTTATAAACTCATCTACATGATAATAAGGAGACGAAAGAAAAAGGTTTACCGCACAAGCAAGTGCATCACAACCTACAAATATTAAACTAATGTCAGCAACATAACCCCAAAAATAGATGATAGAGAGAAGGTGGAACATTGAGACTACCATGATCAAAAAGCTCTCCTAGTGGGCTAGAGGAGCTTGTTCTTCGTGCTTGCTTCCCATCCAAACCATCAAATGTCTAAATCATTAACCATAAGTGTTCAAAACATGTCAGCAAAAAATACTTAACAACCAGAAGAAAAGTCGGATCCTTAAGAGCAAAGGAAGCGCACCTGATACAAAAACAGAAGCAGTCCATGTGCGAAGTGAACCCATCGAGGAGGAGGAGAATCCAACAGAGGCGAGTATACCTAAACACAATTTGAAGACATCCCATAAGTGTTTTATTCAACTAAAGCAAGCAAAAAACCTTTTAAGAGGAATAACTCACATAGCCTAACAGCGCAGATGTGACAAGAAACATGAACCCCATGAGTGTTATCTACAGAACAAAACAAATCCATAAGTATAATATAAGACTAGAAACATAAATGCAAGATAGGATTCACATTATACCATGTTAGGCCTGGATAGTGGATCCAAAGGTAGTAAGGGaacacatgaaaaaaaaaggataagaTAAGCAGAAACGGTATCATTCAATCTCAAGGAATCAAGAAAGAGTTTAAGAGCTGCCTTAAAGGATGGATACTTACGGCATCCAAAGAGGGAAGATGTTGACTAAACGAGTCCAAAAAGGGTTGAGAAGGTATTTGTAAAGATAAGAGTGATCCACACCACTGTATTTGTATCTATGAAGAGCTGCTACACCATGTGCTCCTATGTAACCCATTCTAAAATCAACCTGTCAaagattcaaaaaaaatgtCAGTAAAGCATGGATCTTTATGTGTCAAGACGAACACTTTTCAAGTACCCTATAATGTCTAAAGCATATAGCCACGAAATGAGCATGACCCATCTGAAAAAAGAGATGCTctaaaaaattcaacaaaataCACCAACTCCGAGAAGAGAAGAGATCTTCAGAAAAGACTGTAGATTCGATCTGAAGAAGCTAAAGACGATAAAAGGAGTTAAGGAGAAGAGTACTTACGACGATGAAGATTTGCTGCTACAAAACCGAAGAGGGAATAATGCAGAGGCGGCACagaatctagagagagagagagcttgtgGGTGCTTATTATGCTAATgagtctcttctctctctctcttgtgcGTCCTAAAGGAGGCGAAGCGGGACGAGAGTAGAACGGAGGACTTGCGTACcatctttattttaatatatcgaGTATTTTCTATAATCAGTcccttgttttatatatatataaataaatagatcTTTTTATACTACAACTgatatttgatcaaaaataaatcaatactacaactgatattttatataataatgaaGTATGAtttattttggatgttttattccaaaatacaaaaaacccggtttcagtttttttttcctcattAAATTCTGATTCAGATATGGATTAAGAAgagaaattattataaataccACAAGTTAAGTACCATTTTCAGATATGGATTAAGAAgagaaattattataaataccACAAGTTAAGTACCATTTTCCAAAAATAccaccaataaaaaaatatactaacaTTTGGGTTTAGGCTTTAATGATTATTATTGTTTAGAGTTTAATATTAAGAGGTTTGAGttggatttataaatgttctgtaaatatttaaaaaattagcttagtgtttttatcataaatttaaggtattttttaaaatagtaattCATTAatggtaaatttgaaaaatggtatcaaaattttggtagaaTTGAAATTTCTTCGATTAAGAATTAGTCCATTCCTATAAATCACTTGaatcaaatattcaaatgtACAAGAATaattgagctttttttttttttgcatgaattgatttttagttattaaactGATCTGAATATAATAATTTCGTACTATATGAAGTAATTTTCGTGGATGAAGAATTCACTAGTGACTGCATGATCAAAAAAATTTgcgcaaaataatatataaaaatttatctgAAAAGTTGAATAGATGAAAATAATACTTGTAGTCAAATTTTATATTCACTAAAAATTGAagaagaaattatatttttaataaattaatccATGTTTATAACTTAACAAACAATAATGtaactaaaattttgaatattttttttgaaaagcaaTAAATTATTGTagtaattttgtaaaaatgGTTACCAATTGATCCACTAcgcatattaatatttttttgaaaagcaATAAATTATtgtagtaattttttaaaaattttataatggCTACAATATGAGGATATAAGACTTTGACTTACCATTTATCTACATTTCCAGTGGTTTTGATATTTTGGTTCAGTGGAGTACGTCTGAACGTGTCGTACGCGATGTAGATTGATAGAAACTATGAA
This genomic window contains:
- the LOC125596835 gene encoding uncharacterized protein LOC125596835, with the translated sequence MKDRGKRTAMERRNDDVSLHYSSPSELSCGKHPSVSTVGICPYCLNDRLVNLVCSGCGEQRLSSCSCSDISSNRTSNAAVDAEKVLRIASLIDEEATKQRKPKRTEEVVVFKRSSSSCVEINKTKHHHRFSRLGRFFRRINPRKDRAFDEKNNNDNDSWVLKQSVSRSRSLCSFRGGNGYLIGSEEDVSSYSGARSSFSAARSSSVNGGLGVFDATITEHRRSNFEGRKSNFSETTEHRRSNFSEPEPPRRSCFEARKSNFSETEYPRKSNFSETEYKQSINNHPRRSNYEAPPRKSDSSAMSFTRRVLSMKESYFTGGEEPGFIDLKFDSSGGGDVVVNDGVLEHGGGGSCRLTKKDREVSKSRRSFKGWKWIFGHHHLHHHQRDS
- the LOC111212842 gene encoding choline/ethanolaminephosphotransferase 2-like produces the protein MGYIGAHGVAALHRYKYSGVDHSYLYKYLLNPFWTRLVNIFPLWMPPNMITLMGFMFLVTSALLGYVYSPLLDSPPPRWVHFAHGLLLFLYQTFDGLDGKQARRTSSSSPLGELFDHGCDALACAFETMAYGSTAMCGRDTFWFWVIAAVPFFGATWEHYFTNTLILPVVNGPTEGLALIYCGHFFTAFVGAEWWAQQFGKSIPLLSWVPFLNEIQMSRVVLFSMIVFAVIPTVAFNVYNVYKVVHTRKGSMLLALAMLYPFAVLLAGVLTWDYLSPIDLIGNYPHLVVLGTGLAFGFLVGRMILAHLCDEPKGLKTNMCLSLLYLPFALANALTARLNDGDPLVDEFWVLLGYCIFTMALYLHFATSVIHEITTALGIYCFRITRKEA